The sequence below is a genomic window from Candidatus Margulisiibacteriota bacterium.
ATGTCGGAGCATGAAACCTATAGTGTTGATAACATAGAGGACTTGAAAAAAGTCGAGAAAATCATGAGGAAGGAGAAAAATCAATGATCTTAGTGACTGGCGCGAACGGAATGGTCGGTTCCTACGTGCAAGAGGTCTTTAGGAATGAGGAATTGGCGCTGACCGATCTGCCCGAAATGGATGTGACCGACCGTGACAAAGTCTTTACCCTGATCTCAAGGCACAAGCCGGCCGTTGTGCTCCATCTGGCGGCGGAAACGGACGTTGACAAATGTGAAAGTGAGATCGACCACGCTTACCGGTCCAATACCATGGGAACGCAAAATATAGCTCTGGCTTGCCAGAAGTATAAAGCGGTCATGATCTATATCAGCACAGGCGGGGTTTTCAACGGGCGGGAGGGGCAGGTCCATACGGAATTCGACCGGCCCGAACCGCTTAACGTTTACAGCCAAGCAAAATACCAGGGGGAATTGATCGTCCGCGATCTGCTGACCGAGTTTTATATTTTTCGGGCGGGCTGGATGATCGGCGGCGGACCGGCCAAAGATAAAAAGTTTGTGGGGAAGATCATCGAACTCTGCCGGACCAGGCCGGAGATCGAGGTTGTCAATGACAAATTCGGCAGCCCGACTTTCGCCCGCGATTTTTTAGGCGGGATTAAAGAAATTATCGGCCTTGGCGCTTATGGTTGTTATCATCTGGTTAATACCGGGTGCTGTACGCGTTATGAGATAGCGCTGGAGATCGTCAAGGTCCTCGGCACGAAAACAAAGGTCAAACCGGTCGGTTCCGATCGTTTCCCGCTGCCGGCGCCGCGCTCTGCTTCGGAAGCGATGAGAAATTATAAACTAGACTTGCTGGGGATCAATCCGATGCCGGAGTGGAAAAGCGCGCTGGCTCAATACGTTAAAGAATGGCAGGAGAATGGATAAACCGGCCTTTTCGGTAATTATTCCGGTATATAACGGCGAGAAATTTATTGCCGCGGCACTCGACTCCGTTGCCGAACAAACTTTTCGCTCGTTTGAGATAGTCATTGTTAACGATGGTTCGCCGGACGGCTCGGAAGCGGTGATCGAACAATACCGGCGCGATCACCCGGAAATCAAAATTGTCTACCTAAAGCAAAAGAACAAAGGCCTGGGCGGGGCCAGGAATACCGCGATCAGGAACGCCAGTGGTCGGATCATCTCTTTGCTTGACCAGGACGATGCCTGGTATCCGGAAAAACTGCGCAGGGTGAATGAGATCTTTGCCGATCCAGGAATCACTCTTGTGTGTCACGATGAAGATGTTTGCGGGCAGGCCATAAAACCCAGGGTTGCTAGATATGGCCCAAACAGTCAAGATATCTTCCGCGAGCTGCTCTTTAAAGGGAATTGCCTCTCGACTTCGGCCACTTCATTCCGCAAAGAAATGATCGAAGCGGTCGGTTTTTTTTCCGAAGAGACAAATCGGGTCCATTTTACGGAAGATTACGACCTGTGGTTTAGGGCCGCCAAGGGCGGCTGCCGCTTTTATTTTCTTCACGAAGTCCTGGGAAAATACTTTATCCATAGCGGCAATTTTTCCTCCCTTAACGAAGAGATGATGTTGAAGCATACTATGAATGTGTTGGATTCCCAATTTGCCGATTACGCCGGGAAGCGATCGTTTGATTGGTTCAGGATAAACCGTCATAAGGGGCGGCTTTGTTTAAGCACGGCTTTTCGGATTTTGAAGAGCGGCAACTGGGGGAAGGGCCTGCAATATGCGGCTGGCGGCGTTTGGCTCGATCCACTATGCTGGGCCGGTCTTCCGGGAAAACTAATAAATAAAATGCACAATGTACATTCCTAACTACGCAGTAGCCAATACTTACGGGCCCAATACGTCCGTGATTTTTCGGGCAATGACCTTGACGGCCAGTGGCCGGGTCGCGATCGAAGAACTGCTTGAGCGCTTGAAATTATCCGGTGGAGGAGAAGCGCTTCTCCCGTCCTTTATCTGTGCCGCGGTGATTGAGGCCTTTAACAGGCAAAAGGTAAAAATTCGATATTATAGCGTTAATAAAAACCTTGAGATAAATATAAACGAGTTAAATTCAAGGATAAATAAGAGCACTAAATTGCTTTATCTTGTCCATTATTTCGGATTCCCGGATAAATTGTTTGAGCTCCAGGCGATGGCCAAAGCTAAAAATATTTTGCTGATCGAAGATTGTGCTCATGCTCTTTTTAGCAAAGCGGCAGGGAAATATCTGGGAACCATAGGCGACGGAGCCGTTTTTAGCCTGCGCAAATTCCTCCCGCTTCCTGACGGCGGCGGGTATATTTTACGGTCCGGTACCGGGTTAGGGGGCGCGAGCCGCTCCGCTCACAGCTTCACCGGCAATAACTGGCCGCACTTGAAGTTATTATTAAAAGAAGTCATGTTCCGTTTGGGGCTCAACCCGATGATCGTAAACGGCGGGCCGAAACCGGCGCGCCCGGACCCGGCCAATAAGTTCATCTCCTTTTCCTCCGTCAAAAAGATCGAGCAAACGGATGAAGCGCGGCTAGTTGCCGGCCGCAGAAGGAATTTCCAGTTCTATCTTATGAACATCGCTAATCTTGGGGGCGTTAGCCCGATCTTTAACAGCCTCCCCGCAGGGGTCGATCCGTTCGCCTTTCCCGTATTATTGAACGGCCGAGACCAAGTTGTTGATCGGCTGAAGAGAAAAGGGATCTATCTGGAAGCGACATTTTCCGACTCACCGTCTTCTGATCCTGGGGCAAAATATCTAGCCGATCATTTACTCTCTTTACCGGTCTATCAGGGCTTAGCGGATAGGCAATTGCGTTGTGTTTTGTCCGAATTGGGAAAAGCGGTTTGCTTAGTGGGTGCCGCTTAATGGAGCTGGAGATCAGGGATTTTCCTCGGGATGAATGGAATGAGCTAGTTGCTCGTTTTGACGGCCTTAGCCCGATCCAGACCTGGGAATACGCGGAAGCTAAAAGGATTACCGGCGGCTGGAAAGTAGCCCGCGCTATTTTCCGTAACGGCGATCGGATCGACGGAGTGGCTCAATGCCTGCTTAAAAGAGGGCTGGTCCGCATAAATCGCGGCCCTTTATGTGAAGACGCGTCGCTGGCAGCGATCCTGACCGAATTGAAGCGTTATTGGGCTGGCAATAAAAAGGCCTTTCTGCTGGTCGCTCCAGTCCTAGCTGATCGGGCTAGGAAAGACGCTCTTCTTAAAGCGACAGGTTTTTCGTCCTTTAGCGATCGGCCAAGCTGGTCATCAGCGATCATCGATCTGACTGGCAGCGAGGCAGCGATCAGGAGGGAATTGCGGCAGAAATGGCGCAATTGCCTGAATCGGGCCGAACACGCCGGCTTAACGTGTAAATTTGGGAACGACGAACCATTATTTGCCGGTTTTCTTTCGGATTACCGGCGATTACTGAAAGAAAAAAGACTGCGGACAGGCCTAACGCCGGAATTCTTAAAAGTCTGGCAGGACCTTTTGCCGGAAAATAGTAAGCTGGTGGTTTTTGAGGCGATCAGAGGGCGGGAAAGATTGGGCAGCATCTTGCTCGCGCAATATGGGCGATCAGTTATCTATCTTTGTGGGGCGGTCAGCGCGGCGGGAAAACAAATCAACGCGAATTACTTCCTCCTTTGGCGGGCGATTTGCGAGATGAAACGCTCGGGACGAAGGGCTTTTGATCTGGGGGGGATGGACGAGAAGCTGACGCCCCCTGGTATCTTTCACTTTAAGGCCGGTTTGGGCGGCAGGCCCTACCAACTGGTCGGCGAGATCGAGGCCCACGGAAGGAGCCTGATCAATAGCTTGATCGGCTTGGGCTTGAGGATATATGCGCACGCGAATAATTAACGATTTTCAATCATTAAATAAAGACGACTGGGATACGTTGCTGAAAAAGAGCGGCGCGGATAATCTTTTTTTGACTTATGAATGGCTCGCCGCTTGGTGGGAGACGTTTGGCGCTGGCCAGCAGCTCTTCATTGTCGTGGTAGAAGAAGAGAACAGCCTAGCGGCGATCGCCCCCCTGATGATCACCGCTCAAAGAAAACTACAGTTCATCGCGCCGGAGATCTCGGATTATCTGGATTTTATCGTTGTCGGTGATCCGGCCAAATGCTTCTCTCTAATCTTTAAGGTGCTGCTCGATAATTTGCGGGCCTGGGACTGGGCCGAATTTCTTTATCTCCCGGGCGATTCGTTGAATCTTCCGTACTGGGAAAAGAGCTTGGCCAAACTGCCGGTTTTCGGCCGGACCTTAAAAAAGGCCAGCCTGGCTGTCCCGCTCCAGATGTATCGGGGGACAAATAACTGGGAAGAACTGGAAAAAACATTACCGAGCAAACGGCGCTTGCGTTATGAGCTTAGGAGAAAATATTCGAAAATGGTCCGTGAACAGGGCGCACCGGTCCTCAACCGTATCAAAGATCTGCCGGGGATCCGCTCGGAATTTGATCACCTTATTAAACATCATTCGCTGCGTTGGGCGGCCGGGTCCGGCAGCCAATTCGTTGCCCCTTTAACGCTCAAGCATTATCTGAATGTCGCCGCTAAGTTCGCTCCCCGCGGCTGGGTCGAGCTTTCCGGCCTCAAATTGGGGGAAGAATATGTCGCCCTGGTCTTCGGTTTCAGCTATAACGGAAAGTACTATTATTACACGCCGGCCTATAATCATAATTTCTGGGAATATTCTCCCGGTAACCAGCTGATCAAACAATTATTGATTGCTTTTTACGCGGAAGGGAAGATCAAGGTCTTTGACCTGTTGCGGGGAGATGAAGCGTATAAGTTCGATTGGTCGAGGGATGAGTTGCCTCTTTACCGCGCTCGGATCTATCCTTTTAAGCCCAGAGGGGTATTTTACTTTTTGAGCCATTGGCTGATCTCAAAAATCCCCCGCCGGATAAAGCGGCTAAAAAGCCGGCTGCCCAAAGCGCTCAAGATTGATTTTGGCGATCTGTTGAGGCGGAGAGCAAAGGTCTTAGCCGGTTATTTATTTTCTTCTGACCTTTTTATCAGGCTCTACCTGATGATCAGGAAAAGAGGCCCGCAAATCTTGTTGTATCACGGAGTTTCCGACCGGACCAATGAGAAGATATCATGCGGGACGGTCGATTACAGTATGTTTGAGCGGCAATTAGAGTATTTAAAAAAGTATCATGTCAATCTGCCGCTGGCTGAAGTCGTTGCGGCCAGGCGGGAGGGGCGGAAACTTCCCGCCAATGGGATTTCCATCACTTTTGATGACGGCTATGATAATCATCACCGTTGTGCCGCTCCACTGCTTAAAGAATATGGATTTACAGCCGCATTTTTTATCTGTTCTGAATTCGCCGGAATGGCGCAAAAGGGAGGACCGGTCGTATTTTGGTGGGACATTATTGATTATATTATGAGCCGGGACAATCAGCGGGATTTTATCGCGGCCTATGAAAAGAACGGCCTTGTTCTCCCGCAAATTGAAGATTATTCAAAAATGAAACTATATTTGGAAAAGTCGATCAAGCTGGCGGAGCCAGCTGTCGCTCGGCGGATCGCCGCTGACCTGACCACAAGATTTAAAGAAGAAATCAGATCGGCCAACTTACCCGCGGTGCTGAATTGGGACAAGGTCAGGGCAATGAGAACAATGGGGATGGAGATCGGCGGACATACCGCTTCCCACGTTACCGCCTCAAAATTACCGGGTGAAAAATACCGGGAAGAATTAGTTGAATCTAAGGCCGAGATCGAAGCTCAACTTGGCGAGCCGATCGGCCTTTTTGCCTTTCCGTACGGCGGGCGGGACCATTATTCCCCGGAAGTTGTCCAGGCGGTAAAGGACGCGAACTACGATTGCGCTCTGCTCGCCCTGGGGATCAGTGATGCGGAAGAAACCGACCCTTTCTGCCTCAACCGGACGACGATCGCGAAAGATGACGATTTTCTTACCTTCAAAATAAAGGCGTCGGGAATATATAATGACCTCAAAATAATGTATAATTGGTCAAAGGGATTATGGGGAAAAAAACAAAAAAAGCTTTGATCCTGGCCGGGGGATTGGGCACTCGCTTGAGGCCGCTAACCTTCGCGGTCCCCAAGCCGCTTATCCCGGTTAGAGGCCGGCCGATACTTGATTATATTATCTCAAGATTGAGCCGCTTTGGTTTTAATGATATCTACATTTCGCTCAACTATCATGGGGACATGATCAAACTGTATTTGGCGCAAAAAAACTTCAAGAAACTCCAGTTAAATTATTTATCAGAATCTTCGCCGCTGGGGACGGCGGGCCCGCTTTCCCTGTTCAAGAAGAATGGCATCAAGATCGGGCGTGACGAATCGCTCCTGGTGATGAACGGTGATATTATGACCGACCTTTCTTTTGCCGATTTCCTCTCCTGCCATGAGCGTTCCGGAGCCGATCTCAGCGTAGCGATGATCAACTTTGCTCATCAGCTAAGCTACGGGATAATCGACCTGGATGACGATAACCGGATCGTTGACATCAGGGAAAAACCAACCTTAAATTACCGGGCTAGCGCCGGGATCTACTTGGTCAAGGGGAAGTGCGTTGAGCTGGTGCCAAGTAAACGTTATACGATGCCGGAATTGATCGAATCCGCCGCCCGGCAGGGACAGCTGGTCAAGGGATATTTGATCAAGGAACATTGGCTGGCGATCGAACAGATCAAAAATCTGGAAGAGGTTAATGACGAGAAAAAGGGTGATTGGATCTCAAAATTACGGAGGGAGAAATAATATGGATCTAAAAGGGAAAAAAGTATTAGTCACCGGAGGGGAGGGGTTTGTGGGGAGCCATCTGGTCGAGGAATTGGTCAGGCGAGGCGCCAAGGTAACAGCCTTCGTCCTTTATAACTCCCAAAATAAATTGGCGAACCTTGATTTTCTGCCAAAAGATATCCTCGCCCAGGTCAAGATATTTTCCGGTGACATCGTCGACTTTGGCGCCGTCAAGGAAGCGGTCAAAGGGCAGGAGGTCGTTTTCCATCTGGCGGCTTTGATCGCCATTCCCTATTCTTACCTGGCGCCCGAAGCGTACGTCATGACCAATGTCCTGGGGACGCTCCACGTGCTTCAGGCCTGCCGTGAGCACGGTGTAAAAAAGATCGTCCATACTTCGACCAGCGAGACCTACGGCACGGCCCTCTACACGCCAATCGATGAAAAACATCCGCTGCAGGCGCAGTCGCCTTATTCAGCGACCAAGATTGGCGCCGATAAGCTGGCGGAGAGCTTTTATTGCTCATTCAATCTGCCGGTGGCAACTATCAGGCCGTTCAATACTTATGGACCGAGGCAGTCGGCCAGGGCGGTGATCCCGACCGTTATTTGCCAGGCTTTAGCCGGCAAGGCGGAGATCAAACTGGGTTCGCTTTCACCGGTCCGGGATATGAATTACGTTAAAGATTCGGTGCTCGGTTATATCCAGATCGCGGAGAGCGAGGCTGCGGTGGGGGAGGTCTTCAATATTGGTTCGGGTCAGGGGATTACCATCGGCGACCTGGCCAAGAAGATACTGGAGCTGACCGGCAGTCAGGCCAAAATTATCAGCGATGAAGTCAGAATTCGGCCGGAGAAGAGTGAAGTCAAACAACTGCTTTGTGATTATACCAAGGCCAAAAACCTCTTTGGCTACCAACCACGCTATTCCCTGGAAAGCGGCCTCAAGGAAACCATCGAGTTCGTCAGGGAGAACCTCAATATTTACCGGCCGGAAGAATATACGATCTAGCTGATTATTATTATCAATGCGCCACAACGAAGCCAAAAGCAAAAAGACGAAGGTGCTGATCTTTTATTATGGCACTAACTATGGCGGGACGGACACTTTCTTACGAACTCTCTTGCCGGCTTTTTTACGAGAATTCGAGATAGTGATCGCTTCCACTATGGAAAGCAACGGCTTTAGCGAATTGAACGGCGGCCGGCCGATCAAGCATTATCAAGTACCCTTAAAAAAGTGGTATTTGGCTTTTGGCTCTTTTCATCTGATCAGCATAATTCTTAGGGAAAAAGTCGATGTTTTATTCACGCAGGAAATAATTACCAGTATCATGAGCCGGCATCTTAAGATCTTTTTTCCCCGGCTTAAGCACGCGACTTCCATCCTTTCCAACCTGCGCGCTTTTAAGCTGAATTCACCGCTCTACATCAACACCTGGCTGATGCTCAATCGGCTGACCTGGTTTTTGGTTGATAAATACATTTGTATTTCTAATTATTTGGTCAATGATTATCTCTTGAAAGAGGGGATACCTCGCGAGCGGATCGCTATGGCCTATTGCGGGCTGACCCCAGGTCGCACGGTGGTCAAGAAATCTGTTGTATCGCCGCAATGGAAAGTTGGCTATATTGGACGATTATCTTATGAAAAGGGCTTTGATCTCTTCTTACAGATCGCCAAGGAGTTTGTTCCTGTCCAGCGAGAATATCAATTTGAG
It includes:
- the rfbD gene encoding dTDP-4-dehydrorhamnose reductase — translated: MILVTGANGMVGSYVQEVFRNEELALTDLPEMDVTDRDKVFTLISRHKPAVVLHLAAETDVDKCESEIDHAYRSNTMGTQNIALACQKYKAVMIYISTGGVFNGREGQVHTEFDRPEPLNVYSQAKYQGELIVRDLLTEFYIFRAGWMIGGGPAKDKKFVGKIIELCRTRPEIEVVNDKFGSPTFARDFLGGIKEIIGLGAYGCYHLVNTGCCTRYEIALEIVKVLGTKTKVKPVGSDRFPLPAPRSASEAMRNYKLDLLGINPMPEWKSALAQYVKEWQENG
- a CDS encoding glycosyltransferase; translated protein: MDKPAFSVIIPVYNGEKFIAAALDSVAEQTFRSFEIVIVNDGSPDGSEAVIEQYRRDHPEIKIVYLKQKNKGLGGARNTAIRNASGRIISLLDQDDAWYPEKLRRVNEIFADPGITLVCHDEDVCGQAIKPRVARYGPNSQDIFRELLFKGNCLSTSATSFRKEMIEAVGFFSEETNRVHFTEDYDLWFRAAKGGCRFYFLHEVLGKYFIHSGNFSSLNEEMMLKHTMNVLDSQFADYAGKRSFDWFRINRHKGRLCLSTAFRILKSGNWGKGLQYAAGGVWLDPLCWAGLPGKLINKMHNVHS
- a CDS encoding GNAT family N-acetyltransferase, with amino-acid sequence MLSGCRLMELEIRDFPRDEWNELVARFDGLSPIQTWEYAEAKRITGGWKVARAIFRNGDRIDGVAQCLLKRGLVRINRGPLCEDASLAAILTELKRYWAGNKKAFLLVAPVLADRARKDALLKATGFSSFSDRPSWSSAIIDLTGSEAAIRRELRQKWRNCLNRAEHAGLTCKFGNDEPLFAGFLSDYRRLLKEKRLRTGLTPEFLKVWQDLLPENSKLVVFEAIRGRERLGSILLAQYGRSVIYLCGAVSAAGKQINANYFLLWRAICEMKRSGRRAFDLGGMDEKLTPPGIFHFKAGLGGRPYQLVGEIEAHGRSLINSLIGLGLRIYAHANN
- a CDS encoding GNAT family N-acetyltransferase codes for the protein MRTRIINDFQSLNKDDWDTLLKKSGADNLFLTYEWLAAWWETFGAGQQLFIVVVEEENSLAAIAPLMITAQRKLQFIAPEISDYLDFIVVGDPAKCFSLIFKVLLDNLRAWDWAEFLYLPGDSLNLPYWEKSLAKLPVFGRTLKKASLAVPLQMYRGTNNWEELEKTLPSKRRLRYELRRKYSKMVREQGAPVLNRIKDLPGIRSEFDHLIKHHSLRWAAGSGSQFVAPLTLKHYLNVAAKFAPRGWVELSGLKLGEEYVALVFGFSYNGKYYYYTPAYNHNFWEYSPGNQLIKQLLIAFYAEGKIKVFDLLRGDEAYKFDWSRDELPLYRARIYPFKPRGVFYFLSHWLISKIPRRIKRLKSRLPKALKIDFGDLLRRRAKVLAGYLFSSDLFIRLYLMIRKRGPQILLYHGVSDRTNEKISCGTVDYSMFERQLEYLKKYHVNLPLAEVVAARREGRKLPANGISITFDDGYDNHHRCAAPLLKEYGFTAAFFICSEFAGMAQKGGPVVFWWDIIDYIMSRDNQRDFIAAYEKNGLVLPQIEDYSKMKLYLEKSIKLAEPAVARRIAADLTTRFKEEIRSANLPAVLNWDKVRAMRTMGMEIGGHTASHVTASKLPGEKYREELVESKAEIEAQLGEPIGLFAFPYGGRDHYSPEVVQAVKDANYDCALLALGISDAEETDPFCLNRTTIAKDDDFLTFKIKASGIYNDLKIMYNWSKGLWGKKQKKL
- a CDS encoding glycosyltransferase family 4 protein — encoded protein: MRHNEAKSKKTKVLIFYYGTNYGGTDTFLRTLLPAFLREFEIVIASTMESNGFSELNGGRPIKHYQVPLKKWYLAFGSFHLISIILREKVDVLFTQEIITSIMSRHLKIFFPRLKHATSILSNLRAFKLNSPLYINTWLMLNRLTWFLVDKYICISNYLVNDYLLKEGIPRERIAMAYCGLTPGRTVVKKSVVSPQWKVGYIGRLSYEKGFDLFLQIAKEFVPVQREYQFEAFGGWGFQADEAKEMGVKLPGFFKYNGYVKDIDRHFFELDAIIIPSRDEGFCYVVLEAYNFGVPVICSDVGALPELVTDGETGVLCPPENIGAFVAAIKQLKNDRVFREKIIDGGRERAKLFTAQKMQNEYVALIKGLFAHD
- a CDS encoding GDP-mannose 4,6-dehydratase, which codes for MDLKGKKVLVTGGEGFVGSHLVEELVRRGAKVTAFVLYNSQNKLANLDFLPKDILAQVKIFSGDIVDFGAVKEAVKGQEVVFHLAALIAIPYSYLAPEAYVMTNVLGTLHVLQACREHGVKKIVHTSTSETYGTALYTPIDEKHPLQAQSPYSATKIGADKLAESFYCSFNLPVATIRPFNTYGPRQSARAVIPTVICQALAGKAEIKLGSLSPVRDMNYVKDSVLGYIQIAESEAAVGEVFNIGSGQGITIGDLAKKILELTGSQAKIISDEVRIRPEKSEVKQLLCDYTKAKNLFGYQPRYSLESGLKETIEFVRENLNIYRPEEYTI
- a CDS encoding DegT/DnrJ/EryC1/StrS family aminotransferase → MTLTASGRVAIEELLERLKLSGGGEALLPSFICAAVIEAFNRQKVKIRYYSVNKNLEININELNSRINKSTKLLYLVHYFGFPDKLFELQAMAKAKNILLIEDCAHALFSKAAGKYLGTIGDGAVFSLRKFLPLPDGGGYILRSGTGLGGASRSAHSFTGNNWPHLKLLLKEVMFRLGLNPMIVNGGPKPARPDPANKFISFSSVKKIEQTDEARLVAGRRRNFQFYLMNIANLGGVSPIFNSLPAGVDPFAFPVLLNGRDQVVDRLKRKGIYLEATFSDSPSSDPGAKYLADHLLSLPVYQGLADRQLRCVLSELGKAVCLVGAA
- a CDS encoding sugar phosphate nucleotidyltransferase, producing MGKKTKKALILAGGLGTRLRPLTFAVPKPLIPVRGRPILDYIISRLSRFGFNDIYISLNYHGDMIKLYLAQKNFKKLQLNYLSESSPLGTAGPLSLFKKNGIKIGRDESLLVMNGDIMTDLSFADFLSCHERSGADLSVAMINFAHQLSYGIIDLDDDNRIVDIREKPTLNYRASAGIYLVKGKCVELVPSKRYTMPELIESAARQGQLVKGYLIKEHWLAIEQIKNLEEVNDEKKGDWISKLRREK